In the Desulfonatronovibrio hydrogenovorans DSM 9292 genome, TATTGTTGTCAAATCTGGGCTGGGTCAAACCGTATCCCCTGGTCTCCAGGCGATCAGGATTTATACCCTGTTCCACCAGAAAATCAGCCACAGACTGAGCCCTTCTCTGGGAAAGACCCAGGTTGTACTGGGCCGGACCGATATTGCAGGTGTGTCCTTCCACAACAACTCCCTTGTCGGTTCCCTTGATGATCAGGGCGGCTTCCTTGAGAATATCTTCATATTCAGGCTTGATCCGGGCACTGTCAAAATCAAAGGTGACGTTGCTGAACACGATCACCTCTTCAACGGGTTCCGGAGCAGGGGCCGGGGCCGGGGCTGGAGCAGGGGCCGGGGCTGGCTCAACAGCTACTTCCCGGACATTGTAGAACACCTGCTGCATGAAATCAGCCCTGACAAAATCCTTGGCCAAATCTCCGGCATCAACCGCAACCGAGCAGGGATTCATGCCGGCCAGTTCTTCAACCATGGCCTTCTCGGCCGGGCTCTGGGCCAGACTGACAAAATGAAAGCATATCCTGTTGCCGTATCTGGCATACATATCCTGCATCACTTCTTTGGGGTGAGGTCCGATATTGGATTCTCCATCGGTCACAGCCACCACAGCTATGCGGTCCTGGAGGCGGGATACAGGAGCGTCCAGGGATTGAAGTCCGGCACCCATGGGAGTCCGACGACCAAAGATTTCAAAGTCCGTGGGGATTTCATTAAAGGCGGTGTTCAATGCCTGGCGGTCAAAACCGGACACAGGTCTGAACTCCTTGTAAGGACCATAGGTATAAACCCCGAAATTGGCCTCAAGTTCAGGCATCTCTTCGTTCATAAGTACCAGAAGTTCCCTGGCCACAAGACTTTTGTCCATCCCCAGTTCTTCGTATTCAAAGCCCATGGATCCGGAATTGTCCACATAAAACACAAAATTCTCAGCCTTGGGCTCAATAATGACCTGGGTTTGAGCTGATACAGAGCTGGCCAGAGCCACCATCAGCATAAAGCCCAAGCACAGCAAGCCGATTTTTATCAATTTCATATGCCCTCTCCTTAGTGATACAGGTTAATAACGTGAATCCGGCCACCAGGACAAAATCCAGCAACCACCATCAGGCTCAGGCAGGCTTGAGCTTGGGAATTGAGACTTTGAACGTAACTTCTTCATTCCCGGTTTGCAGATCAAGCTTCCACCCGAGCAATCCAGCAGCATAAGCCGAAACAGGAAGCCCCATGCCGAGATGCTCTGGTTTGGACGAACTCCCCTCAAGCCAGGGATCAAGATCCGGCATCCTGGTCCTGGATGAAACCGACAGGTCAATGCCCTCTCCCTGGAGAGCTGCCCGGATCACTATCCTGGACTCTCTGCTCCCGTCCATCTCCTGATAGGCTTCCACTGCATTTCTTATCCCCTGTTCAAGGCAAAGAGTCAAGTGAAAAGCAGGGACCAGAATATTAATATCATCAGCACCTGTATCCTGTTCACAGGTAATTTTGTGTTTAAAATAAAGATCATTTTCCCAGAACTCGATCAGCCAGCCGATATATTCAGCCACATTGATCTGGACCGGGCTTTTCTGAGAATAAAAAGCACATTGTCCGTTTTTATGCAGGGCGGCCACCATTTTCGCAGTCCCCCCTGCCGACCTGGACAATTTGTCCTGGAATTTGCCCAAAGGCTCTTTCGGGCTTGAACCGGACTTGGCCACCAGCATGGAGAGCTGCATGTCCACAACATGGATGAAATTGTTCAGATTGTGGATGAGTCCGTTGATCTTTCCCCCCTGGCCGGCCATAAGGTACATTTCAGCCAGGGCCATGTACTGTTCATTTGTCAGCTTCACTTCTCTTGCCCCGAATCTGTTCCCGTTGTTCCTGAAAGACAAACTGAACGATCTTTTCCCGGTCTATGTCTCTGATACTGGTAAAACTGACCACCCAGACCGGAATATTCTTGACCTTGACCCTGCGATGGATATTACCCACAACTCCCACCACCTTCAGGGGAAACTGGGACAGAATCAGGGCCATCTCCAGGGTGTCACCAACTTCAAAGGATTCATCAGATATGAATTGAAGTCCGGCACCGCTTATTTCGATCACTTCAGCTGAAATAGGAAAATCATCCTGAATATTTCCCTGACTCAGCAGGCTCAGAATCATGTTCAGCTTTTCATCCATTCTCTGGAAAAAAGCAATGAGCTCCCTGGGGACATGCGAGCCATAAAGATTTTTAGTGGACTGTTCCTCCATGTCGCAGGCAAAGCAACCCGTAAAAATGGGTTTGGCATTGGCAAATGGAGTTCTGCGGGCATAGGCCTTTATCCTGGTTTCCACCCTTGAGTAGTTTCTCTCCTGGCTGCTCATGGCTCATCTCCTTGGGTTGCTGCTGATCAGAAGTCTCCGTTGGCTTCGGCGTGCATGGCCTCCACCGGACAGACCCTGGTGCACATTCCGCAGGCAGTGCACTTGTGGCTGTCAAACAGGACCTGCCTGGTTTCCTGATCCAGATAAAGGGCTCCGGCAAGGCACAACGCAGTGCACAAGCCGCAGTGGGTGCAGGAATCTTCATCCCTGGTGATGGACTGGGCCACGTCCCGGATGCTGATGCCGTGCTCCTGAAGATAGGATATGCCCTTTTTGTAGTCTTCCTCCTTGCCTGACAGTTCCAGGATCATATGACCTTCCTCCCTGGGACTGATTCTGGCCTTGAGGATATTAAAGGTCAGGTCGTATTGCTTGGCCAGATTGTACATCATGGGCCTGCGGACCACGTCCGGCGAAAAATGTAGAGAAATAATCCTGGAATAAGGTTTCGATGCAGTCATCTGATATCCGTTACTGGTCAACTGTTAAACTGTTATTTTTTGTGCTGAACCCCAAAAGACTTCCCCCAAAAAGGAACCTGTTCCCGGGGTCACACTATCTGGCAGAACAGGCCTGCTAAGGCAGGCCAGGACCCTAGCGGTCGGACATGAAGGCCTTGGCCCTTCTGGCCTCAGCCGTATCTGGATATTTCTGCAGCAGCTCGTTCAGCACCAGGCGTCCGGCTTCTTCCCGACCCAGATGAAAAAAAGACATGCCCTGCTTAAGCATGCTGGCGCTCATTTTATTACTGTCGGAAAAATTTGTGATGACCTCCTGGTAGGCCAGCACGGCCTGGGCATACCTTTCCAACTGGTAAAAACTTTCCCCCTGCCAGAAATGGGCATTGGATGTCAGAGGGTGATCCGGAAAATTATCAGCAAACTCCTCCCACAAAGATTGGGCCAGTTCATAATTTCGATCATAAAAAGAATCCAGGGCCCGCTGATAAAGAGCCCTGGCCGAGTCTCCAGGCTGGATCGGCTCAAACTCATCCACTGTTTCCGGCCTGGTCTCCTGCTCAGGCATCTCCAGGCCCAGCTGGCTGGAAATCATCTGCACGGACCTGTCCAGCTCCCTGGTCTTGGCCCTCATGTCTTCAATGGCCTGCCGGTTGTCCTCCCTGGTTTCTGCTCTGTCCAGGGTATCTCTTTCCAACGAATCCAGCCTGCCGGTAAGGGTGGCCACCTGGACTTTAAGGGACTGAAC is a window encoding:
- a CDS encoding OmpA family protein, which produces MKLIKIGLLCLGFMLMVALASSVSAQTQVIIEPKAENFVFYVDNSGSMGFEYEELGMDKSLVARELLVLMNEEMPELEANFGVYTYGPYKEFRPVSGFDRQALNTAFNEIPTDFEIFGRRTPMGAGLQSLDAPVSRLQDRIAVVAVTDGESNIGPHPKEVMQDMYARYGNRICFHFVSLAQSPAEKAMVEELAGMNPCSVAVDAGDLAKDFVRADFMQQVFYNVREVAVEPAPAPAPAPAPAPAPEPVEEVIVFSNVTFDFDSARIKPEYEDILKEAALIIKGTDKGVVVEGHTCNIGPAQYNLGLSQRRAQSVADFLVEQGINPDRLETRGYGLTQPRFDNNTREGRSLNRRVEMHLE
- a CDS encoding PilZ domain-containing protein, with the protein product MSSQERNYSRVETRIKAYARRTPFANAKPIFTGCFACDMEEQSTKNLYGSHVPRELIAFFQRMDEKLNMILSLLSQGNIQDDFPISAEVIEISGAGLQFISDESFEVGDTLEMALILSQFPLKVVGVVGNIHRRVKVKNIPVWVVSFTSIRDIDREKIVQFVFQEQREQIRGKRSEADK
- a CDS encoding NIL domain-containing protein — protein: MTASKPYSRIISLHFSPDVVRRPMMYNLAKQYDLTFNILKARISPREEGHMILELSGKEEDYKKGISYLQEHGISIRDVAQSITRDEDSCTHCGLCTALCLAGALYLDQETRQVLFDSHKCTACGMCTRVCPVEAMHAEANGDF
- the ybgF gene encoding tol-pal system protein YbgF; protein product: MLNPKLLIIFAFCFLLASCVTTQSDVDTLRFQVRSLERQQQNDRQVFRQTLEEQKAQLEAIEQGLTEAGGSVQATQANLWAEVQSLKVQVATLTGRLDSLERDTLDRAETREDNRQAIEDMRAKTRELDRSVQMISSQLGLEMPEQETRPETVDEFEPIQPGDSARALYQRALDSFYDRNYELAQSLWEEFADNFPDHPLTSNAHFWQGESFYQLERYAQAVLAYQEVITNFSDSNKMSASMLKQGMSFFHLGREEAGRLVLNELLQKYPDTAEARRAKAFMSDR